The Halomicronema hongdechloris C2206 genome includes a window with the following:
- a CDS encoding DnaJ C-terminal domain-containing protein translates to MQNFRNYYEILGVARDAPLEDIKRAYRRLARQYHPDMNPGDKTAEEQFKLLGEAYEVLSDSDKRAQYEEFSRFWKQKGFSNPFGRNRSAAGRSSRVPLDDVDFAEFRDFDNFVDQLLNRHRDNGGSNGSQVPERDPYRPGKRKTAYTVASSRPGRRDAEANLTVPLEKAYAGGRERIRLEDGRSLEVDMPPGMITGHRIRLKGQGIGGGNLYLRIEVEPHPFFTLQGDDIVCRLPLTPSEAVLGGVIEVPTLDGPVRMTIPAGVQPGQRLRMAGKGYPVGQQRRGDQIVVVRIGVPSYLSDREKALYEELRAIETFDPRADLPV, encoded by the coding sequence ATGCAGAACTTTCGGAACTATTACGAGATTCTGGGAGTTGCCAGAGATGCGCCGCTGGAAGATATTAAGCGGGCCTACCGTCGTTTAGCTCGGCAATACCATCCGGATATGAATCCGGGGGATAAAACCGCAGAGGAGCAATTCAAGCTGCTGGGAGAAGCCTATGAAGTGCTCTCGGACAGCGATAAGCGAGCCCAGTATGAAGAGTTCAGTCGCTTTTGGAAACAGAAGGGATTCAGCAATCCCTTCGGCCGCAATAGGTCTGCGGCTGGGCGCAGTAGCCGCGTTCCCTTGGATGATGTTGACTTTGCCGAATTTCGGGACTTCGATAATTTCGTTGACCAACTGCTGAATCGCCATCGCGACAATGGGGGCAGCAATGGCAGCCAGGTGCCAGAACGGGATCCCTATCGCCCGGGTAAGCGTAAGACAGCCTACACAGTAGCCAGTAGTCGTCCTGGTCGTCGCGACGCCGAAGCAAATCTCACCGTCCCCCTGGAAAAGGCCTATGCCGGCGGTCGGGAGCGCATTCGCTTAGAAGATGGCCGCTCCTTAGAAGTGGATATGCCCCCCGGGATGATTACCGGACACCGGATTCGGCTCAAAGGGCAAGGCATTGGCGGTGGCAATCTCTATTTGCGGATTGAAGTGGAGCCCCATCCCTTCTTCACGTTGCAGGGAGATGATATCGTCTGCCGTTTGCCCCTAACCCCCAGCGAAGCAGTCCTGGGCGGCGTGATTGAAGTGCCCACTTTGGATGGCCCCGTACGCATGACTATTCCCGCTGGAGTTCAGCCGGGGCAGCGCCTGCGCATGGCGGGTAAAGGCTATCCCGTGGGCCAGCAGCGGCGCGGGGATCAGATTGTGGTGGTCCGGATCGGGGTGCCTAGCTACCTGAGCGATCGGGAGAAAGCCCTCTATGAAGAACTGCGAGCCATCGAAACCTTTGATCCTCGAGCCGACTTGCCGGTATGA
- the atpD gene encoding F0F1 ATP synthase subunit beta → MVTTAEKTNIGYITQVIGPVVDVKFPGGALPQIYNALSITGTNPTGKEISVTCEVQQLLGDSQVRAVAMSSTEGMVRGMEVVDTGAPISVPVGTPTLGRIFNVLGEPVDEKGPVNLDNTSPIHRPAPKMTELETQPSVFETGIKVIDLLAPYRRGGKVGLFGGAGVGKTVLIQELINNIAKEHGGVSVFGGVGERTREGNDLYNEFIESGVINSEDLSQSKVALVYGQMNEPPGARMRVGLSALTMAEYFRDVNKQDVLLFIDNIFRFVQAGSEVSALLGRMPSAVGYQPTLGTEMGDLQERITSTTEGSITSIQAVYVPADDLTDPAPATTFAHLDATTVLSRALASKGIYPAVDPLDSTSTMLQPSVVGDEHYQTARAVQSTLQRYKELQDIIAILGLDELSEDDRLTVARARKIERFLSQPFFVAEVFTGLTGQYVSLEENIKGFQMILNGELDDVPEQCFYLKGNIDMVLEAAEKVKAEG, encoded by the coding sequence ATGGTCACCACTGCAGAGAAAACGAATATCGGCTACATTACTCAAGTCATTGGCCCCGTTGTAGACGTGAAGTTTCCCGGCGGAGCGCTCCCCCAGATTTACAACGCCCTCAGCATCACGGGCACCAATCCTACCGGGAAAGAGATTTCAGTTACCTGTGAGGTGCAACAGCTGCTGGGAGACTCCCAGGTACGGGCTGTTGCCATGAGCTCTACCGAGGGCATGGTGCGCGGCATGGAAGTGGTAGACACCGGTGCTCCCATCAGCGTGCCGGTGGGGACGCCTACCCTGGGTCGCATCTTCAATGTCCTGGGTGAACCCGTAGATGAGAAGGGGCCCGTCAATCTCGACAACACGTCGCCGATCCACCGGCCGGCCCCCAAGATGACCGAGTTAGAGACGCAGCCGTCAGTCTTTGAAACCGGCATTAAGGTGATCGATCTGCTGGCCCCCTATCGCCGTGGCGGTAAAGTTGGTCTGTTTGGTGGCGCCGGTGTCGGCAAGACGGTGTTGATTCAGGAGCTGATCAATAACATTGCCAAAGAGCATGGCGGCGTCTCGGTGTTTGGCGGTGTGGGTGAGCGCACCCGGGAGGGGAATGACCTCTATAACGAATTCATCGAGTCTGGTGTGATTAACTCTGAAGACCTGAGCCAGTCTAAGGTGGCTCTGGTCTATGGTCAGATGAACGAGCCCCCTGGTGCTCGCATGCGGGTGGGCCTGTCGGCGCTGACCATGGCTGAGTACTTCCGGGATGTCAATAAGCAGGATGTGCTGCTGTTCATTGACAATATTTTCCGATTTGTGCAAGCAGGGTCTGAGGTGTCGGCGCTGCTAGGCCGGATGCCCTCGGCTGTGGGCTATCAGCCCACCTTGGGCACGGAGATGGGAGACCTGCAGGAGCGCATTACCTCTACCACAGAAGGCTCCATTACCTCGATCCAAGCCGTCTATGTGCCGGCCGACGACTTGACCGACCCGGCTCCAGCCACCACCTTTGCCCACCTGGATGCCACCACGGTATTGTCGCGGGCCCTGGCGTCTAAGGGCATTTATCCAGCGGTAGATCCCCTAGACTCTACCTCTACGATGCTCCAGCCCAGTGTGGTGGGGGATGAGCACTATCAAACCGCTCGGGCGGTGCAATCCACGTTGCAGCGCTACAAAGAGTTGCAGGATATCATCGCCATCCTGGGCTTGGACGAATTGTCTGAAGACGACCGGCTGACGGTGGCTCGGGCGCGTAAGATTGAGCGATTTCTATCTCAGCCCTTCTTTGTAGCCGAGGTCTTTACCGGGTTGACTGGTCAGTATGTCTCTCTGGAAGAGAATATCAAAGGCTTCCAGATGATCTTGAATGGCGAGCTGGACGATGTGCCTGAGCAGTGCTTCTACTTGAAGGGCAACATCGATATGGTTCTAGAGGCGGCCGAGAAGGTCAAAGCCGAAGGCTAA
- a CDS encoding NAD(P)/FAD-dependent oxidoreductase produces the protein MPNIAVIGAGLGGLPAAYELRHLLPRDYTVTLISHEPNFTFIPGLIQVALDLKPLEHIQLDLETLAQRHGLNWVSGGVTALDIPNRRITVADEKTIDYDYAMIATGASLAFDLIPGLGPQGGYTQSVCTPDHAIEARQAWLQFLDNPGPLVVGAVPGAGCFGPAYEFAFMAERELRRRGLRDQVPITYVTPEPYVGHLGVSGVKNAQALTAQLMQERGIEVIDNMTITAVEAEKMILANGQTLPFKYAMILPAFRGVQFVQDVPGLGDERGFIPVLPTQRHPNFPNIYAVGVSVELPQPDQTDIPIGLPKSGQMSEAMATAAAHNIAVDLGVIQAPLQIPTLDALCFAEFGDTGIAYIAAPVIPDPETGQRRSSYAVRGPWVVWAKAAFEKYFMLKMRYGVGMPWFEKLGLRALFKLKLFKSVLPEDIQALARV, from the coding sequence ATGCCTAATATTGCGGTGATTGGAGCGGGTCTGGGAGGGCTGCCTGCGGCCTATGAACTGCGCCATCTCTTGCCCCGAGACTACACGGTGACCCTGATTTCCCATGAGCCCAATTTCACCTTTATCCCAGGGCTGATCCAAGTTGCCCTCGACCTTAAGCCTTTAGAACACATTCAACTCGACCTGGAAACCCTTGCTCAGCGTCATGGACTGAACTGGGTTTCGGGAGGTGTGACCGCCCTCGATATCCCGAACCGGCGTATTACCGTCGCAGACGAGAAAACGATTGATTACGACTATGCCATGATTGCGACTGGCGCCTCCCTGGCCTTTGATCTCATTCCAGGCTTAGGGCCTCAAGGGGGATACACTCAGTCCGTTTGCACCCCCGATCATGCGATAGAAGCGAGACAGGCATGGCTCCAGTTTCTAGACAATCCAGGTCCGTTGGTGGTGGGGGCAGTCCCTGGTGCAGGCTGCTTTGGTCCGGCCTACGAGTTTGCCTTCATGGCGGAGCGAGAACTGCGCCGTCGCGGATTGCGTGACCAGGTGCCGATCACCTATGTGACACCAGAACCCTATGTCGGGCATTTGGGTGTCTCCGGTGTGAAAAACGCCCAGGCACTCACCGCTCAGTTGATGCAGGAGCGGGGCATTGAGGTGATTGACAATATGACCATTACAGCCGTCGAGGCAGAGAAGATGATTCTGGCTAACGGTCAGACGCTGCCGTTTAAGTACGCCATGATTCTCCCCGCCTTCCGAGGCGTGCAGTTTGTTCAGGATGTTCCCGGTTTAGGGGATGAGAGGGGCTTTATCCCGGTGCTGCCTACCCAGCGTCATCCCAACTTTCCTAACATTTATGCGGTTGGGGTCAGCGTCGAGTTGCCGCAACCCGATCAGACAGACATTCCGATTGGTCTGCCCAAGAGTGGCCAAATGAGCGAAGCGATGGCCACGGCGGCGGCTCACAATATTGCCGTTGACCTGGGTGTGATTCAGGCACCCCTGCAAATTCCCACCCTGGATGCCCTCTGTTTTGCAGAGTTTGGCGACACCGGGATTGCCTACATTGCCGCCCCAGTAATCCCCGATCCAGAGACCGGGCAGCGGCGATCGTCCTATGCCGTGCGAGGTCCCTGGGTGGTTTGGGCGAAGGCCGCCTTTGAGAAATATTTCATGCTGAAGATGCGCTACGGTGTGGGCATGCCCTGGTTCGAAAAGCTGGGGTTACGCGCGCTCTTTAAATTGAAGTTGTTCAAATCTGTATTACCGGAGGACATTCAAGCGCTGGCTCGGGTGTGA
- a CDS encoding tRNA (cytidine(34)-2'-O)-methyltransferase: MPRVVLVNPQIPPNTGNIARTCAAMAQELHLIKPLGFELSDRYLKRAGLDYWPHVSLKVHEDWDSFAHHRDQRGGRWIGFSTSGEQSYITFEFHQDDWLLFGAETTGLSRTVLARCDRTLHIPMIQPQVRSLNLSVSVTIGLFEALRQLNQIQ; the protein is encoded by the coding sequence ATGCCTCGGGTCGTGTTAGTAAATCCGCAGATTCCGCCCAATACTGGCAATATTGCCCGAACCTGTGCCGCCATGGCTCAGGAATTGCATTTAATCAAGCCCTTGGGCTTTGAATTGAGTGATCGCTACTTGAAACGAGCGGGTCTGGACTATTGGCCCCATGTCAGCCTCAAGGTCCATGAGGATTGGGACAGTTTCGCCCATCACCGGGACCAGCGCGGCGGCCGCTGGATTGGCTTTAGTACTTCAGGAGAGCAGAGCTATATCACTTTTGAATTTCACCAGGATGATTGGCTATTATTCGGGGCGGAGACGACGGGGTTATCTAGGACGGTGCTGGCTCGGTGCGATCGCACCCTACATATTCCGATGATTCAACCCCAGGTTCGCAGTCTCAATCTCTCCGTTAGTGTCACCATTGGCCTGTTTGAGGCCCTACGTCAGCTGAACCAGATCCAGTAA
- a CDS encoding YgaP family membrane protein codes for MTNNVGMLDRMIRFMLAGVLLYLGTSVYSGSALGIGLDVIGAIAALTGLFGFCALYSLLRINTRKADQTPQA; via the coding sequence ATGACTAACAACGTTGGAATGCTGGATCGCATGATTCGCTTCATGCTAGCGGGTGTACTGCTCTACCTAGGCACGAGCGTATATTCTGGCTCGGCTTTGGGCATTGGCTTGGATGTGATCGGAGCGATCGCAGCGCTGACTGGCTTATTTGGTTTCTGTGCGCTTTACAGTCTGCTGAGGATTAATACCCGCAAGGCAGACCAAACGCCACAAGCCTAG
- a CDS encoding rhodanese-like domain-containing protein has translation MASISSTQSNVIDLSPAEWVQSSKPLRLLDVRSRFEYTLFHAPNAINLSLPRILMAPVPLLRNWALPKWFWDLSKDEPIAIICLTAHRSPIAAQILANVGFTQVFNVTGGMMAWRKAGLPVCKGHSA, from the coding sequence ATGGCATCTATCTCTTCAACTCAGTCAAACGTCATTGATCTATCCCCAGCAGAATGGGTTCAATCCTCCAAACCTTTGCGACTGCTCGATGTCAGGAGTCGTTTTGAATACACCTTATTTCATGCACCCAACGCTATCAACCTGAGCTTGCCGCGCATTCTGATGGCTCCGGTGCCGTTGCTACGTAACTGGGCACTGCCGAAGTGGTTTTGGGATCTCTCTAAAGATGAACCGATCGCTATTATCTGCCTGACGGCTCACCGCAGTCCGATCGCAGCTCAAATCCTGGCTAATGTAGGCTTCACCCAAGTGTTTAATGTCACGGGCGGCATGATGGCTTGGCGAAAAGCGGGATTACCTGTCTGTAAAGGCCATTCGGCCTAG
- the dnaK gene encoding molecular chaperone DnaK, producing the protein MGKVVGIDLGTTNSVVAVMEGGKPIVIANAEGMRTTPSVVAFSKEGERLVGQMARRQTVLNPQNTFYGVKRFMGRRYAELPPELKQVPYTIRRQESGGIRLDCPRLEKSFAPEELSAMILRKLADEASRYLGQPVTGAVITVPAYFNDAQRQATRDAGRIAGLEVKRILNEPTAASLAYGLEQSYSQTIMVFDLGGGTFDVSLLDVGDGVFEVRATAGDDQLGGVNFDQRIVDWLADLFLEQEGIDLRRDRQALQRLTEAAEKAKIELSGVTVTEINLPFITATEDGPKHLETRLTRAQFEGMCGDLLSRLRGPLKRAFADAGVSPSQIDEVVLVGGGSRMPMVQDLVRSQINLEPNQNVNPDEVVAVGAAIQAGILTRDLQDILLLDVTPLSLGLETIGGVMKKLIPRNTTIPVRRADVFSTSENNQTAVEIHVLQGEREMVRDNKSLGRFKLMGIPPAPRGVPQITVAFDIDANGILQVSAMDKTTGREQVLTVQGASNLSEADVQQMIREAEEFAETDRLQRERVEKRNRAEALTYQAERLLREVALDFGMQFARDRRRRIESLIQELRDYLAQADERGIDIAQADLQDELYDLNREAYLYEDEDEGDLLGQIGGTLRRTFRGEPEPEPAPSYRDNWDRNLGWEDDWLDDRRPPRYDNRPDYGAPAPRRAPAAAWGRDWDHAANQRRPRRPQPRDPYPPRTTSERQLGSQPGMGRII; encoded by the coding sequence ATGGGTAAAGTAGTCGGCATTGACCTGGGCACCACCAACTCAGTTGTAGCGGTGATGGAAGGGGGGAAGCCTATTGTCATTGCCAATGCCGAGGGGATGCGCACCACCCCGTCCGTAGTTGCCTTCAGCAAGGAAGGAGAGAGATTGGTGGGTCAAATGGCCCGGCGACAAACGGTGTTGAATCCACAGAATACCTTCTACGGGGTCAAACGCTTCATGGGACGGCGGTATGCCGAACTCCCACCAGAGCTGAAGCAGGTCCCTTATACCATTCGGCGGCAGGAATCCGGTGGGATTCGCTTGGACTGTCCGCGATTGGAAAAGAGTTTTGCGCCGGAAGAGCTCTCCGCCATGATTCTGCGTAAGTTGGCGGATGAAGCCAGTCGCTATTTGGGACAGCCGGTGACGGGGGCCGTGATTACGGTGCCAGCCTACTTTAATGATGCTCAACGCCAAGCGACTCGGGATGCCGGGCGCATTGCCGGGCTAGAGGTGAAGCGAATCCTAAATGAGCCCACGGCTGCTTCTTTGGCCTATGGTTTGGAGCAATCCTACAGTCAAACCATCATGGTGTTTGATTTAGGCGGTGGCACCTTCGATGTCTCCCTATTAGACGTGGGCGACGGTGTCTTTGAGGTGCGGGCTACCGCTGGCGATGATCAACTGGGCGGGGTGAACTTTGACCAGCGGATCGTCGATTGGTTAGCGGATTTATTCTTAGAGCAGGAAGGCATTGACCTGCGACGGGATCGCCAGGCCCTGCAACGCCTGACGGAGGCCGCTGAGAAGGCCAAGATTGAGCTGTCTGGGGTGACTGTCACCGAGATTAATTTGCCCTTCATTACCGCGACTGAGGATGGTCCCAAACACCTGGAGACCCGATTGACTCGAGCCCAGTTTGAGGGCATGTGCGGCGATTTGCTCAGTCGCCTGCGGGGACCCTTGAAGCGGGCCTTTGCCGATGCCGGGGTCTCCCCCAGCCAGATCGATGAAGTGGTCTTGGTGGGCGGTGGCAGCCGTATGCCCATGGTGCAGGATTTGGTGCGATCGCAAATTAATCTAGAGCCCAACCAAAACGTCAACCCCGACGAAGTGGTTGCCGTGGGGGCAGCCATCCAAGCCGGCATTCTCACCCGGGATCTGCAAGACATCCTGCTGCTAGATGTGACTCCCCTATCCTTAGGCCTAGAGACCATCGGCGGGGTGATGAAGAAACTAATCCCCCGCAACACCACCATTCCGGTGCGGCGCGCCGACGTCTTCTCCACCTCCGAGAATAATCAAACCGCCGTCGAGATCCATGTCTTGCAAGGAGAGCGGGAGATGGTCCGCGACAACAAGTCCCTGGGACGTTTTAAGCTCATGGGCATTCCCCCGGCGCCGCGAGGGGTGCCCCAGATCACCGTCGCCTTCGACATCGATGCCAACGGCATTTTGCAAGTGTCCGCCATGGATAAAACCACCGGGCGAGAGCAGGTGCTGACCGTGCAGGGGGCCTCGAATCTATCGGAGGCCGATGTGCAACAGATGATTCGAGAGGCAGAAGAATTCGCCGAAACCGATCGGTTGCAGCGGGAACGGGTAGAAAAACGCAACCGGGCCGAAGCCCTGACTTATCAGGCCGAGCGGCTACTGCGAGAAGTGGCCCTAGACTTCGGCATGCAATTCGCCCGCGACCGCCGCCGCCGCATTGAAAGTCTGATTCAGGAACTGCGCGATTACCTAGCCCAAGCCGATGAGCGGGGCATTGATATTGCCCAAGCCGACCTGCAAGACGAATTGTATGACCTGAACCGAGAAGCCTATCTCTATGAAGACGAAGACGAGGGCGATCTACTGGGGCAAATCGGTGGCACCCTGCGTCGCACCTTTCGCGGCGAGCCAGAACCAGAACCAGCCCCCAGCTATCGCGACAATTGGGATCGCAACCTAGGTTGGGAAGACGATTGGTTAGACGACCGCCGTCCTCCCCGTTACGACAATCGGCCTGACTACGGAGCACCCGCCCCGCGCCGGGCCCCGGCCGCTGCCTGGGGAAGAGATTGGGATCATGCCGCAAATCAGCGTCGCCCTCGTCGGCCCCAGCCGCGGGACCCCTATCCCCCCCGAACCACCAGCGAGCGACAATTGGGATCGCAACCAGGTATGGGAAGGATTATCTAG
- the gshA gene encoding glutamate--cysteine ligase, translating to MLLSKGFEVELYTGTPAGNIVGLSDRIVADLNGFVREPDSRNVEYTTPPLRRYEQLLCELVRPRQQLRAYLKQLGNYTLIPGSSLALGDTHRFYRSDPDNPYHTYIEHTYGTKVVTASVHINIGIANPELLMQACRLVRVEAPLYLALTASSPFLGGQITGAHSSRWRVFPKTPPQVPLFESHQHHIQWTEHQLEQGSMQNVRHLWLSVRPNGDRRPYCLNRLELRICDLVSDPVQLLAVTALLEARLLQLFQDPSLDPLESSQLAAHTRADELLQLTDANEIAVADQSLEAQLRHWRDGSPILAADWLQQLYDQVWPTAKAYGISCFLVPLKKILRQGNEAQLWLRQAQTASVSQVVVQAIDTMRRQEEGLSDDICEPKVA from the coding sequence GTGCTGCTCTCCAAAGGCTTTGAAGTCGAACTCTACACAGGTACCCCGGCAGGCAACATTGTGGGCTTGTCAGATCGGATCGTGGCCGATCTGAATGGATTTGTCCGTGAACCCGATAGTCGCAATGTTGAATACACTACTCCCCCCCTGCGTCGTTATGAGCAGCTCTTATGCGAATTAGTCAGACCCCGTCAGCAGCTGCGCGCCTACCTAAAGCAGTTGGGGAACTACACGCTGATTCCTGGCAGCAGCTTGGCCCTAGGAGATACCCACCGATTCTATCGGTCTGACCCTGATAATCCTTACCACACCTATATTGAGCACACCTATGGCACCAAGGTTGTCACCGCCAGTGTGCATATCAACATTGGCATTGCGAATCCCGAGTTGCTAATGCAAGCTTGCCGTTTAGTGCGAGTGGAAGCGCCCCTCTACTTAGCCTTGACGGCCTCATCTCCTTTCTTAGGGGGGCAGATCACAGGGGCTCATTCTAGCCGTTGGCGCGTCTTCCCGAAAACACCGCCCCAAGTGCCTCTGTTTGAAAGCCATCAGCACCATATTCAGTGGACAGAACACCAGCTAGAGCAGGGGTCTATGCAAAATGTGCGCCACCTATGGCTATCGGTGCGCCCCAACGGCGATCGCCGTCCCTATTGCCTGAATCGTCTCGAGTTGCGGATCTGTGACTTAGTCAGTGATCCGGTTCAGCTGTTGGCGGTGACGGCGTTACTGGAAGCTCGGCTGTTGCAATTGTTCCAGGATCCCAGTCTCGATCCGCTGGAGTCGAGCCAATTAGCGGCCCACACTCGGGCTGACGAGCTCTTGCAGCTGACAGATGCCAATGAGATCGCCGTGGCCGATCAGAGTCTGGAGGCCCAACTGCGGCACTGGCGTGATGGTAGCCCCATCTTGGCCGCCGATTGGCTGCAGCAACTCTATGATCAGGTCTGGCCCACGGCTAAGGCCTACGGCATCAGCTGCTTTCTGGTGCCCCTGAAAAAAATTCTGCGCCAGGGCAACGAGGCCCAGCTGTGGTTACGCCAAGCCCAGACTGCTAGTGTCTCTCAGGTGGTGGTACAGGCCATTGACACCATGCGGCGTCAGGAAGAGGGCCTGAGCGACGATATCTGTGAACCGAAGGTTGCCTAA
- the atpC gene encoding ATP synthase F1 subunit epsilon: protein MALTVRVVAPDKTVWDSSAAEVILPSTTGQLGILSGHAPLLTALDVGVMRLRSDKEWVAIALMGGFAEVENDEVTILVNGAERGESIDKDAARSAYEDAQAAIGQVPPNNRQGAIQAKQTLKRARARLQAAGGLLE from the coding sequence ATGGCATTGACAGTGCGGGTGGTTGCGCCCGACAAAACGGTTTGGGATTCGTCGGCAGCAGAGGTGATTCTGCCGAGTACCACAGGGCAGCTTGGTATTCTCAGTGGGCACGCACCACTGTTAACGGCCCTAGATGTGGGCGTGATGCGGCTGCGCTCCGATAAGGAGTGGGTTGCGATCGCATTGATGGGAGGGTTTGCTGAAGTCGAGAATGATGAGGTGACCATTCTTGTCAACGGTGCCGAGCGCGGCGAGAGCATCGATAAAGATGCCGCTCGCTCAGCCTATGAAGACGCTCAAGCCGCCATTGGCCAGGTTCCTCCCAATAATCGTCAAGGGGCGATCCAAGCCAAGCAGACGTTGAAGCGGGCTCGGGCCCGACTGCAGGCAGCTGGCGGCCTACTGGAATAG
- a CDS encoding TRC40/GET3/ArsA family transport-energizing ATPase — protein MRIILMTGKGGVGKTSVAAATALRAAELGYRTLVLSTDPAHSLADSFDRELAHDPKPIRPNLWGAELDALREMEQNWGAVRRYITDVLQAQGMDGVQAEELSVLPGMDEIFALVRMKRHCHAGDFDVLIVDSAPTGTALRLLSLPEISGWYVRRFYKPFQGMANTLSPVFEPIFKRVTGFSLPNREVMDAPYEFYEQIEALERVLTDNAQTTVRLVTNPEKMVIKESLRAHAYLSLYNVATDLVIANRIIPEQVSDPFFARWKEMQQQYRQEIQENFQPLPIKEVPLYSEELCGLKALEHLKENLYGNEDPTQVYYRETTIQVIQQSEGYHLEVYLPNIPKAQIHLHKTGDELNIRIGNHRRNLVLPQALATLQPAGAKLEGDHLRVRFATDASMLPAA, from the coding sequence ATGCGCATCATTTTAATGACCGGAAAAGGTGGGGTCGGTAAAACCTCGGTTGCTGCGGCCACAGCACTACGTGCAGCAGAACTGGGGTATCGCACCCTAGTCTTGAGTACCGACCCAGCCCATTCGCTGGCAGACAGCTTTGATCGGGAATTGGCGCATGATCCGAAACCGATTCGACCGAATCTGTGGGGAGCGGAGCTGGATGCATTGAGAGAAATGGAGCAAAACTGGGGAGCAGTACGACGCTACATTACAGACGTGCTCCAGGCCCAGGGAATGGATGGGGTGCAAGCGGAAGAGCTTTCAGTTCTACCTGGGATGGATGAAATTTTTGCGCTAGTGCGCATGAAGCGCCATTGCCATGCGGGCGATTTTGATGTCTTGATTGTAGACTCAGCCCCTACAGGCACTGCGCTACGGTTGCTGAGCTTGCCAGAAATTTCTGGCTGGTATGTGCGCCGCTTCTATAAACCCTTCCAGGGTATGGCCAATACGCTAAGTCCGGTATTTGAACCGATTTTCAAGCGGGTCACCGGCTTCTCGCTGCCCAATCGCGAGGTGATGGATGCCCCTTACGAGTTCTACGAACAAATTGAAGCACTGGAACGAGTCCTAACTGATAACGCTCAAACCACCGTTCGATTAGTCACCAACCCTGAAAAAATGGTGATTAAAGAGTCACTCCGAGCTCATGCTTATTTGAGTCTGTACAACGTGGCCACTGACCTGGTAATTGCCAATCGCATCATTCCTGAGCAGGTGAGCGATCCCTTTTTCGCCCGCTGGAAAGAGATGCAGCAGCAGTATCGCCAGGAAATTCAGGAGAACTTTCAGCCTCTGCCCATCAAAGAAGTGCCACTTTACAGTGAAGAACTCTGTGGTTTGAAGGCACTGGAGCATCTGAAGGAAAACCTCTATGGCAATGAAGATCCCACCCAGGTTTATTACCGGGAGACTACGATCCAGGTGATTCAGCAGTCTGAGGGCTACCATCTAGAAGTTTATCTCCCCAATATCCCCAAGGCGCAAATCCATTTGCACAAGACGGGGGATGAACTCAATATTCGGATTGGCAATCATCGTCGCAATCTGGTGCTCCCTCAGGCGTTAGCGACTTTGCAACCGGCAGGAGCCAAACTAGAAGGCGATCATCTGAGGGTTCGATTTGCAACAGATGCTTCAATGCTGCCGGCTGCATAG
- the petC gene encoding cytochrome b6-f complex iron-sulfur subunit, producing the protein MYYTIPFESPSMSRRQLLNFLTGAAVAATVGSALYPAAKFLVPPSEVSEGGGTLAKDQHGTPIPASQLLAEPPGTRALIAGLASEPTYLTVKDDGTLEPIGIVNNCTHLGCTFPWNPLDQQFQCPCHGSRYTPDGVVVRGPANLPLKLAHVAVKDDAIWLYPWTETDPRTGEPPWWV; encoded by the coding sequence ATGTATTATACCATTCCATTTGAAAGCCCATCGATGTCACGGCGGCAATTGCTGAACTTCCTGACGGGTGCTGCGGTGGCGGCTACCGTAGGTTCAGCCCTATATCCTGCCGCTAAATTCTTGGTGCCGCCCTCAGAGGTGAGTGAAGGCGGGGGTACTCTGGCGAAAGATCAACACGGCACCCCGATTCCCGCCAGTCAACTCTTAGCCGAACCCCCCGGAACTCGGGCGTTGATTGCCGGACTCGCCAGCGAGCCCACCTATCTCACCGTTAAAGACGATGGCACGTTAGAGCCTATAGGCATCGTCAATAACTGCACTCACCTGGGCTGCACCTTTCCGTGGAATCCCCTGGATCAGCAGTTTCAATGTCCATGTCACGGCTCGCGCTACACGCCAGATGGGGTTGTGGTGCGGGGACCGGCTAATCTGCCGCTGAAGCTTGCGCATGTGGCTGTGAAGGATGACGCCATTTGGCTGTATCCCTGGACGGAGACTGACCCTCGCACAGGCGAACCGCCCTGGTGGGTTTAG